The sequence CACTGCACACGGTGCCCCGATTTTCACTTTAGATCCGCAATGTTTAGCAGTTGAACAATTCTTATAACTCTTGTAAACATTTATAGCATTTCGGCTCATATGCACTTGAGCTCGACTTGGCCGTTtaacattaataaaaaaaattgtcttaTGTCTGGATCTAGTTGTTGGAGTTTCAGGGGAACAGATGATCGCTATCCTCCCTTCCATCCATTGGTTTGgggtcactgttgttggtggaatCATTAGTGATGTTACTTTTATTTATCCAGGTGCTGGGTGCGTTGTTAGCTGCTGCTGGTGTACCTAGTTCTGAATGTGTTGCGTCCATAGGTTTCGTTGaggaggatgcttcattgttgttgatgaCTGTTTCCGATGTACTGGGGTTTTTTgaagttggtgtgaaggaagcaccgttgtcctttggcgtagttgtctccttgcccagtttatcacatggcttaccgtactgAACAGCTTTTAGGCGATATtggcatgtggccatctgattgtcataggtaacaagtgatttgcacggtattcttgtatcctgaccgaacgtcacataagaaggtatagtcctcttcaagcgcatgcataacaaacgtacgccatttaaaataccggggaaaaagttgttccacttttctttttcgacagagagaatctctcggtattgggacatagttttgcgaatataaggatcgatgacactTGAAAGAAGATCATGTACATGCACTTCTATAGCATTATCTTCTATATATACTGGAAAGTTGTActaaatgttttcgtgctccacatagtgcacattgttattgtcttttgcgaattgaattgcatccaactctttataaaactagatgtaaacaacattatttgtcctaTTGCATTGTGTTTGGAcatattttttctctacttAAACAACGCTTACGTAATAAACGTGATATTGAGAAAAATCTTTCATCATCTCCCAttgtttcgtgaaagaattaaaaaaaacttaaacagagaaaaagttataaagaattaatatctcgagttttttttatacattcgcatgttgtgaaattttgaaaatgaacctcaaatcaaaaatgataaaattatttcatagtagtggaatgatattttttaacaaaatatatcAATTGATCTTGAGCGGCGAAAGCTTACAATGTCACTTGATAAGCATTGTATTGCGGAAGTTATCATAGCGTGATCACCGTATGGTAAATATCTTACCAGCTCATCAGGCTTATTAAACATTGTTCAATCATCTAATTATAAGTTATATTTCATGTACATATATTCATACACCAAACTGAGATCATTTGCATAAATTTCATAAGTAAAATATGCGTGGTTATATTTCAGGCTATGGAGGTGGCTATAACGACCGAGGAATCGTAGAGTACAAGAATCGTAAGGAGTCGGATGATGAATACGACGAATTTGGGCGTAGAAAAAAGAGACACTTGGGTGGTGAATCTGGAAACGTAAATGCTGATGTAGTTTcacagaaattattaaaaaaatcattcatttccaATAATCGGGATGAaggtgatgatgatgaagaaGAAGATGAAGATGATAACGGCGATCTTTCAAAATATGATTTATGGGGCTCCGACATAGAAGGCGATGAACCCGCTATAAGAACACAGAAAATTATCACCAAAAGGAGCTATTCATCGAGCTCGAGGTCATCGTCCTCATATTCCCGGTCCCGATCAACAACTCCCAGGTGAGTCACTAAAATATTTCATAATGTATTTGTTCATGTTCTGTATGTCAGAATTTATGAATTTTCAGCtcgtaaaaatttaaatttataaacaaaaacctgatttaatccatctagtggtgcctttctcataccaatcatactatcatatatagtactgtggtattcttcaaaataatttttttcgattcttaacTGAAATCGTTTTGTTTGACCAAAACcaactactgataaaaactatcaattggagaagatttgaggtcgatttagacatttttttacgatttttcgcccttttcagtgatggtgtaaacacattttatcctatatttccggatccggatgaaattcaggaattgcgTATGGGAgcgcaggacctttcatttgaacctaagtttgtgaaagtcggtcgcgccatctatgagaaaaggtagaaaacatattttatttttttgcacatttaaaccaataaatccggaaccggaaacaagaactaaatgaaattcaggatttttttagGAGGGGCCTAAAgagccttcatttgaatctaagtttgtgaaaatcggttcagccatctccgaaaaaagttggtgcacttattttcacaattttaccCCATTTATCCGGCTTCAGGGCTTTGTTTTGACCAcaagaaacctttcatttgaatcaaaatttgtgaaaatcggttcagtcatctccgagaaaagttagtacaaaaaaaaacgttacatacacacatactcacatacatacacacacatgtatgtatatatatatatatatatatatatatatatatatatatatatatatatatatatatatatatatatatatatatatatatatatatatatatatatatatatatatatatatatatatatatatatatatatatatatatatatatatatatatatatatatatatatactgaagtcttttttatgcgaatttacgtaccacataaaaaaaccgcataactcagaaaattcgcataaaaaaacgcataactctgaaacttcgcataaaaaaaaccgcataaaaaaagacctcagtgtgtatatatctatatatatatatatatatatatatatatatatatatatatatatatatatatatatatatatatatatatatatatatatatatatatatatatatatatatatatatatatatatatatatatatatatatatatatatattgcgtactcgacgagctgagtcgaatgatatatgacatttcAAATCCTTCAATTTTCAACCCGTGCGGCTGAAATGTACATTTCGGTAACAACGTATAAAAATGCATCATGACCGGTTCTTATGTAATTAACAATGTAAGCAAGACATGGCAAATGTAATCCTTCTCGCTCACCCTTGCGTGGAGGCAAAATTAGCACTTGAAGTCGACGCATCTGGCACCGCGATCGGCGGGATGTTACATCAAATCACCGAGAAAAGTCGTCAACCTCTTGCATATTTCTCCCGCAAGTTATACAAAAGCAAGCAGAAAGCAAGCACATATGACCGAGAGTTATTTACGATTTACGAAGCAGTGAAATATTTCAAGGATCAGCTCACTGGTcgtgatttctgcatttatactgACCATAAGCCTCTCACCACAGCATTCTACCAGCGGCCCGATCGAGCCAGCCCAACCCAACAACGACACCTTAGCTTAATCAGCGAATACACCACGGACATCAGGCATGTACCCGGCGAAGCAAACAAAGTCGCCGACATGCTGAGCCGAATCGATTCCATCACGAGCAACTACGAACcaattcagctgtttttcaaagttgggcgaatcttacaaaagtaaacatatCGAGTTTCTCTCACCTACTAATAAAAGCTTAaaattcctacaattttgcctaaaaattcggattctacaaaaatctcaatctttgtAATACAAtgaactataaagggcgaaactgtcattccatttgtttacgtgagtttcgccctccgtgttccatgacaACAAACGGaacgatacttcaattgctagtaaaGAAGGgcgaaaccttttttttttctttatttcagatGGTTTCCGAGcctttttccactggaaatagtaaatgagacgataaaattactcgcagatttgtcttagtctcgaaaaccagccaatttcatgaaaaatgcgcaagggcgtatctttataattcacacaggaagcataaaagtaaacaaatcggaaaagggcgaaactctttttatgtttatttattcagtggatatagatagaaagtggtaaaatttgcatcacttttgaagataaactaacaattcatcgactaatcataaattgatctgagaatatacgataatttctaaatacgatttgaaaccaaaatcgaaacattcatcgatgtttttctccatttgctgtcaatgttagattcgtcgATCTTTGAAACACAGCTGAATTGATTTCGAGACAATGGCCAACCAACAAAGGAATGATCCAGAACTGACAACGTTCCTGACCAACCCTCCTGTCAATACATCTTTGGTAATGAAGGCAATGCAGTCCGGCCATTCGT comes from Malaya genurostris strain Urasoe2022 chromosome 3, Malgen_1.1, whole genome shotgun sequence and encodes:
- the LOC131436174 gene encoding zinc finger Ran-binding domain-containing protein 2 isoform X4; the encoded protein is MSVNCKLEEPRRTGCSKDGDWMCPDSECKNFNFARRNHCNRCNRGRPTELCNSSSNIGTESHNSGGKKKVGIEIGKVAAEKSRGLFSAEDWQCSKCANVNWARRHTCNLCNAPRFCEVEERTGYGGGYNDRGIVEYKNRKESDDEYDEFGRRKKRHLGGESGNVNADVVSQKLLKKSFISNNRDEGDDDEEEDEDDNGDLSKYDLWGSDIEGDEPAIRTQKIITKRSYSSSSRSSSSYSRSRSTTPR